Proteins encoded together in one Campylobacter peloridis LMG 23910 window:
- the rpsS gene encoding 30S ribosomal protein S19: MARSLKKGPFVDEHVMKKVIAAKKANDGKPIKTWSRRSTIIPDMIGLTFNVHNGKSFIPVYITENHIGYKLGEFAPTRTFKGHKGSVQKKIGK, from the coding sequence ATGGCTAGGTCACTAAAAAAAGGTCCTTTTGTTGATGAGCATGTAATGAAAAAAGTCATCGCTGCTAAAAAAGCTAATGATGGTAAACCAATTAAAACTTGGTCAAGACGCAGCACTATTATACCTGATATGATAGGTTTAACTTTTAATGTTCACAATGGAAAGAGTTTTATACCTGTATATATTACTGAAAACCATATAGGTTATAAATTAGGTGAATTTGCACCTACTAGAACATTTAAAGGCCACAAAGGCTCTGTTCAAAAGAAAATTGGTAAATAA
- the rplV gene encoding 50S ribosomal protein L22 — MSKALIKFIRLSPTKARLIAREVQGMNAELALASLKFMPNKGAKFIANAISSAVANGGFEANEVVVSSCRVDAGAVLKRFRPRARGSASRIRKPTSHILVEVSKTEIKAEKVEKTTKAKKASVKKES, encoded by the coding sequence ATGAGTAAAGCATTAATTAAATTCATAAGATTATCTCCAACTAAGGCGAGATTAATCGCAAGAGAAGTTCAAGGTATGAATGCAGAGCTTGCTTTAGCTAGCTTAAAATTTATGCCAAATAAAGGTGCTAAATTTATAGCAAATGCTATTTCAAGTGCTGTAGCAAATGGAGGATTTGAAGCAAATGAAGTTGTTGTTTCAAGTTGTCGTGTTGATGCGGGTGCTGTTTTAAAAAGATTTAGACCAAGAGCTAGAGGAAGCGCTAGCCGTATTAGAAAGCCAACTTCACATATTTTAGTAGAAGTTAGTAAAACGGAAATAAAAGCTGAAAAAGTTGAAAAAACTACAAAAGCTAAAAAAGCATCAGTGAAAAAGGAAAGCTAA
- the rpsC gene encoding 30S ribosomal protein S3, with product MGQKVNPIGLRLGINRNWESRWFPTKANLAENIGEDHKIRTFLKRKLYYAGISQILVERTAKKLRVTVVAARPGIIIGKKGSDVDVLRKELQNLIGKEVNINIKEERKAGASAQLAAESVATQLEKRIAFRRAMKKVIQGAQKAGAKGIKVSVSGRLGGAEMARTEWYLEGRVPLHTLRARIDYGFAEAHTTYGNIGIKVWIFKGEVLQKGVQPEKTEENAPAKKTRRARRGK from the coding sequence ATGGGACAAAAAGTAAATCCGATTGGTTTAAGACTAGGAATAAATAGAAATTGGGAATCAAGATGGTTTCCTACAAAAGCTAATTTAGCGGAAAATATAGGTGAAGATCACAAAATAAGAACTTTCTTAAAAAGAAAACTTTATTATGCTGGAATTAGCCAAATTCTTGTAGAAAGAACAGCAAAAAAATTAAGAGTAACTGTTGTTGCTGCAAGACCTGGTATTATTATAGGTAAAAAAGGTAGCGATGTTGATGTTTTAAGAAAAGAGCTTCAAAATTTAATTGGTAAAGAAGTTAATATCAATATCAAAGAAGAAAGAAAAGCAGGTGCTTCAGCTCAACTTGCAGCTGAAAGTGTAGCAACTCAGCTTGAAAAAAGAATTGCTTTTAGAAGAGCTATGAAAAAAGTAATTCAAGGAGCGCAAAAAGCAGGTGCTAAAGGTATTAAAGTTTCAGTTTCAGGTCGTTTAGGTGGAGCTGAAATGGCAAGAACAGAATGGTATTTAGAAGGCCGTGTTCCACTTCATACTTTAAGAGCAAGAATTGATTATGGTTTTGCTGAAGCTCATACTACTTATGGAAATATAGGTATTAAAGTATGGATTTTTAAAGGTGAAGTATTGCAAAAAGGTGTTCAACCTGAAAAAACCGAAGAAAACGCTCCAGCTAAAAAAACTAGAAGAGCAAGAAGAGGTAAATAA
- the rplP gene encoding 50S ribosomal protein L16 has translation MLMPKRTKYRKMMKGRNRGYANRGTEFTFGDFALKATEAGRINSRQIEAARIALTRFVKRQGKTWIRVFPDKPLTKKPLETRMGKGKGAVEEWVMNIKPGRIIYEMAGVSEDMAREALTLAMHKLPFKTKFVTRESQNEIY, from the coding sequence ATGTTAATGCCAAAAAGAACAAAATATCGTAAAATGATGAAAGGGCGTAACAGAGGTTATGCCAATAGAGGGACAGAATTTACTTTCGGTGATTTTGCATTAAAAGCGACTGAAGCTGGTCGTATTAATTCACGCCAAATTGAAGCAGCGCGTATTGCTTTAACTCGTTTTGTAAAAAGACAGGGTAAAACTTGGATTAGAGTTTTTCCTGATAAACCTTTAACTAAAAAGCCTTTAGAAACTCGTATGGGTAAAGGTAAAGGTGCAGTGGAAGAATGGGTAATGAATATAAAACCAGGCCGTATTATATATGAAATGGCTGGAGTTAGTGAAGATATGGCAAGAGAAGCTTTAACTTTAGCTATGCATAAATTACCATTTAAAACTAAGTTTGTTACAAGAGAGAGCCAAAATGAAATATACTGA
- the rpmC gene encoding 50S ribosomal protein L29 — protein sequence MKYTEIKDKTAGELATMLKEKKVLLFTLRQKLKTMQLTNPKEISEVKKDIARINTAISALK from the coding sequence ATGAAATATACTGAGATTAAAGATAAAACAGCAGGTGAGCTTGCAACAATGCTAAAAGAAAAAAAGGTGCTTTTATTTACTTTAAGACAAAAGCTAAAAACAATGCAGCTAACTAATCCTAAAGAAATTAGCGAAGTTAAAAAAGACATTGCTAGAATCAATACTGCAATTAGTGCTTTAAAATAA
- the rpsQ gene encoding 30S ribosomal protein S17 — MAFKREIQGVVVQIAGDKTATILVERKVVHPKYRKIVKRFKKYLIHDERNELKIGNTIVAIECRPLSKRKSFRLKTIVSAGVE; from the coding sequence ATGGCATTTAAAAGAGAAATTCAAGGCGTTGTTGTCCAAATTGCTGGTGATAAAACAGCGACTATTTTGGTTGAAAGAAAAGTAGTTCATCCAAAATATAGAAAAATTGTAAAACGCTTTAAAAAATATTTAATTCATGATGAAAGAAATGAACTTAAAATAGGAAATACTATTGTTGCTATTGAGTGTAGACCACTTTCAAAAAGAAAGTCATTTCGTTTAAAAACTATAGTATCAGCAGGAGTTGAGTAA
- the rplN gene encoding 50S ribosomal protein L14 yields the protein MIQSFTRLAVADNSGAKELMCIKVLGGSKRRYATVGDVIVASVKKALPNGKVKKGQVVKAVIVRTKKEIHRDNGSLIRFDENAAVILDAKREPIGTRIFGPVGREVRYGGFMKIVSLAPEVL from the coding sequence ATGATTCAAAGTTTTACTAGGCTTGCAGTTGCTGATAATAGCGGTGCAAAAGAATTAATGTGTATTAAAGTTTTAGGTGGTAGTAAAAGAAGATATGCTACTGTTGGTGATGTAATAGTCGCATCTGTAAAAAAAGCTTTACCAAATGGTAAGGTAAAAAAAGGTCAAGTGGTAAAAGCTGTTATAGTAAGAACTAAAAAAGAAATTCATAGAGATAATGGTTCTTTGATTCGTTTTGATGAAAATGCAGCAGTTATTCTTGATGCTAAAAGAGAGCCTATCGGAACGCGTATTTTTGGGCCAGTAGGTCGTGAAGTAAGATATGGTGGCTTTATGAAGATTGTTTCACTAGCACCGGAGGTGTTGTAA
- the rplX gene encoding 50S ribosomal protein L24, translating to MKLKIKKNDMVKVIAGDDKGKTGKVLAVFPKTNKVIVEGCKIAKKAVKPSDKNPNGGFINKEMPMDISNVAKAGE from the coding sequence ATGAAATTAAAAATTAAAAAAAATGATATGGTTAAAGTTATCGCAGGCGATGACAAAGGCAAAACAGGTAAAGTTTTAGCAGTTTTTCCTAAGACAAATAAAGTAATTGTTGAAGGTTGTAAAATCGCTAAAAAAGCTGTTAAGCCAAGTGATAAAAATCCAAATGGTGGTTTTATTAACAAAGAAATGCCAATGGATATTTCAAATGTAGCAAAGGCAGGAGAATAA
- the rplE gene encoding 50S ribosomal protein L5 — translation MMRLKEKYDQSIKAALVKEFDIKNPMLVPFIEKIVISVGAGELAKDQKVLQNVADTISLIAGQKAVITKAKKSVAGFKVREGFPVGVMVTLRKNNMYAFLDKLITIALPRVKDFRGLPRDGFDGRGNYNFGLDEQLMFPEVEYDKILRTHGMNISIVTTAKSDKEAQKLLELFGVPFAKGK, via the coding sequence ATGATGAGATTGAAAGAAAAATACGATCAAAGCATCAAAGCTGCTTTAGTAAAAGAATTTGATATCAAAAATCCTATGCTTGTTCCTTTTATTGAAAAAATTGTTATTAGTGTAGGAGCTGGAGAACTAGCAAAAGATCAAAAGGTATTGCAAAATGTTGCAGATACTATTTCTTTAATTGCTGGACAAAAAGCAGTTATTACAAAAGCTAAAAAATCAGTTGCTGGTTTTAAAGTCAGAGAAGGCTTCCCAGTAGGTGTAATGGTAACATTAAGAAAAAATAACATGTATGCTTTTTTAGACAAACTTATTACTATTGCTCTTCCTCGTGTAAAAGACTTTAGAGGTCTTCCAAGAGATGGATTTGATGGTAGAGGAAATTATAATTTTGGTTTAGATGAGCAGTTAATGTTCCCAGAAGTTGAGTATGATAAAATTTTAAGAACTCATGGTATGAACATTTCTATCGTTACGACAGCAAAATCAGATAAAGAGGCACAAAAATTATTAGAATTATTTGGCGTGCCATTTGCAAAAGGAAAGTAA
- a CDS encoding type Z 30S ribosomal protein S14, whose product MAKKSMIAKAARKPKFSVRGYTRCQICGRPHSVYRDFGICRVCLRKMANEGLIPGLKKASW is encoded by the coding sequence ATGGCTAAAAAATCAATGATTGCAAAAGCTGCCCGCAAACCTAAATTTAGTGTTAGAGGGTATACTAGATGCCAAATTTGTGGAAGACCACATTCAGTTTATAGAGATTTTGGAATTTGTAGAGTTTGCTTAAGAAAAATGGCAAATGAAGGTTTAATTCCTGGTCTTAAAAAAGCAAGTTGGTAA
- the rpsH gene encoding 30S ribosomal protein S8: MINDLISDSLTRIRNAGMRRLETTQLLHSKVIEALVGIFQAKGYIESFNVIEEDKKKFINVVLKYDEKGKSVINEIKRISKPGRRVYKGKDEIKRFKNGYGTIIVSTSKGVLANDEAYKAGVGGEVLCTIW, translated from the coding sequence ATGATAAATGATTTAATTTCAGATTCACTAACAAGAATAAGAAATGCAGGTATGAGAAGATTAGAAACTACTCAACTTTTGCATTCTAAAGTTATCGAAGCTTTAGTTGGAATTTTTCAAGCTAAAGGTTATATTGAAAGCTTTAATGTTATTGAAGAGGATAAAAAGAAATTCATCAATGTAGTTTTAAAATATGATGAAAAAGGCAAAAGCGTTATTAATGAAATCAAGCGTATTTCTAAGCCAGGTCGTCGTGTTTATAAAGGTAAAGATGAAATCAAACGCTTTAAAAATGGTTATGGTACTATTATAGTAAGCACTTCAAAAGGTGTTTTAGCTAACGATGAAGCTTATAAAGCAGGCGTTGGCGGCGAAGTTTTATGTACCATTTGGTAA
- the rplF gene encoding 50S ribosomal protein L6, producing MSRIGKQPVAIPSGVEVKLEGNLLKFKKGNLAKELDTKANVNVEIKEGQILFSPKGEDRQSRAYWGTYRALAQNIIIGLTDGFSKTLEINGVGYKAALKGKVLELALGFSHPINYAIPEGIEIVVDKNNIIIKGSDKQVVGQVAAQIREFRPPEPYKGKGVKYSTERIIRKAGKTSKK from the coding sequence ATGTCTCGTATAGGTAAACAACCAGTTGCTATTCCAAGTGGAGTAGAGGTAAAGTTAGAAGGTAATTTGCTAAAATTTAAAAAAGGAAATTTAGCAAAAGAGCTTGATACAAAAGCAAATGTTAATGTTGAGATTAAAGAAGGACAAATTCTTTTTTCTCCTAAAGGTGAAGATAGACAAAGTAGAGCTTATTGGGGAACATATAGAGCTTTAGCACAAAATATTATCATTGGTTTAACTGATGGTTTTAGCAAAACTTTAGAAATTAATGGTGTTGGTTATAAAGCTGCATTAAAAGGAAAAGTTCTTGAACTTGCTTTAGGTTTTTCTCATCCTATCAACTATGCCATTCCAGAAGGTATAGAAATTGTCGTTGATAAAAATAATATTATTATCAAAGGTAGTGATAAACAAGTGGTAGGTCAAGTTGCTGCTCAAATTCGTGAATTTAGACCGCCTGAGCCTTATAAAGGAAAAGGTGTTAAATATTCTACTGAGCGTATTATCCGCAAAGCTGGTAAAACATCTAAGAAGTAA
- the rplR gene encoding 50S ribosomal protein L18, whose amino-acid sequence MRANVLKRKISLRIKRKKRIRAKISGTQALPRVSVFKSNRTLYIQAIDDVKAVTLAAVDGRKLGIKANKEGAKKIAAEFAKVLKAKNIEEAVFDRNGYLYHGVIAVLAQALRENGIKL is encoded by the coding sequence ATGAGAGCAAATGTATTAAAAAGAAAAATATCTTTAAGAATTAAAAGAAAAAAAAGAATTAGAGCAAAAATTTCAGGAACACAAGCTCTTCCAAGAGTTTCTGTTTTTAAATCAAACAGAACTTTATATATCCAAGCTATTGATGATGTTAAAGCTGTGACTTTAGCAGCAGTTGATGGAAGAAAACTTGGTATTAAAGCAAATAAAGAAGGCGCTAAAAAAATTGCAGCTGAATTTGCAAAAGTTTTAAAAGCTAAAAATATAGAAGAAGCAGTGTTTGATAGAAATGGTTATTTATACCATGGAGTGATTGCAGTTTTAGCGCAAGCACTTAGAGAAAATGGAATCAAACTATAA
- the rpsE gene encoding 30S ribosomal protein S5, producing the protein MEKYNREEFEEVIVDIGRVTKVVKGGRRFRFTALVIVGNRKGLVGVGYGKAKEVPDAIRKAVDDAFKNIVEVKTKGSTIPHDVEVKYNASRILLKPASEGTGVIAGGSTRPIVELAGIKDILTKSLGSNNSANVVRATIKALTMLKG; encoded by the coding sequence ATGGAAAAATATAATAGAGAAGAATTTGAAGAAGTAATCGTCGATATCGGCAGGGTTACTAAGGTTGTTAAAGGTGGTAGAAGATTTAGATTTACTGCTTTAGTTATCGTTGGAAACAGAAAAGGCTTAGTTGGTGTAGGCTATGGAAAAGCTAAAGAAGTTCCAGATGCTATAAGAAAAGCAGTTGATGATGCTTTTAAAAATATTGTTGAAGTTAAAACAAAAGGTTCAACTATTCCTCATGATGTAGAAGTAAAATACAACGCAAGTAGAATTTTACTTAAACCAGCAAGCGAAGGTACAGGGGTTATTGCAGGTGGTTCAACGCGTCCTATAGTGGAGCTTGCAGGTATTAAAGACATTTTAACTAAGTCTTTAGGTTCAAATAATTCAGCAAATGTTGTGCGTGCTACTATCAAAGCACTTACAATGCTTAAAGGATAA
- the rplO gene encoding 50S ribosomal protein L15, with the protein MNLTKAPGSTHKTKRIGRGQGSGMGKTSTKGGKGQTARKGYNEKRGFEGGQQPLQRRLPKVGFTSKIEKPYVINVEKITAIKDLSEITFETINSIHKLSKNINKIKLIGASAKNLASKIKDEKITFSGQK; encoded by the coding sequence ATGAATTTAACAAAAGCACCAGGTTCAACACATAAAACCAAAAGAATAGGTCGTGGTCAAGGTAGTGGTATGGGAAAAACTTCTACTAAAGGTGGAAAAGGACAAACTGCTAGAAAAGGCTACAATGAAAAAAGAGGTTTTGAAGGTGGTCAGCAACCTCTTCAAAGAAGATTACCAAAAGTTGGTTTTACTTCTAAAATTGAAAAACCTTATGTGATTAATGTTGAAAAAATAACAGCTATTAAAGATTTAAGTGAAATTACTTTTGAAACGATTAATAGTATCCATAAGCTTTCAAAAAATATAAATAAAATCAAACTTATTGGAGCAAGTGCAAAAAATCTTGCTAGTAAAATTAAAGATGAGAAGATTACTTTTAGCGGACAAAAATAA
- the secY gene encoding preprotein translocase subunit SecY: MNKTLTNKILITLAFLFAYRILAYVPVPGVNVSVIKEFFDSNASNALGLFNMFSGGAAERLSIISLGIMPYITASIIMELLAATFPNIGKMKKERDGMQKYMQIIRYATIAITLVQSIGVSIGLQSLHGKAGQSAIMIDMNTFIALSAVSMLAGTMLLMWIGEQITQRGIGNGISLIIFGGIVSTIPGAISGTVNLVNTGEMNFLTIIAILVVILLTIWAIIVVELGERRIPISYSRKVIMQNQNKRIMNYIPIKINLSGVIPPIFASAILMFPSTILQTSTNEYALKIHDFLNPNGFFFHFLTFLLVIFFAYFYASIVFNAKDIAENLKRQGGFIPGIRPGEGTANYLNEVASRLTLSGSIYLGLVATLPWLIVKLFGVPFYFGGTSVLIVVQVALDTMRKIEAQIYMNKYQTLSAVGL; the protein is encoded by the coding sequence ATGAATAAAACATTGACAAATAAAATTCTCATAACATTAGCTTTTTTATTTGCATATAGAATATTAGCTTATGTTCCAGTTCCGGGGGTTAATGTCAGTGTTATCAAGGAATTTTTTGATTCTAATGCTTCTAATGCATTAGGCTTGTTTAATATGTTTAGCGGGGGTGCTGCTGAAAGGCTTAGCATCATCTCTCTAGGCATTATGCCTTATATTACTGCTTCGATTATTATGGAGCTTTTAGCGGCAACTTTTCCAAATATAGGAAAAATGAAAAAAGAACGCGATGGTATGCAAAAATATATGCAAATTATCCGTTATGCTACTATAGCTATTACTTTAGTGCAAAGCATAGGAGTTTCTATAGGCTTGCAAAGTCTTCATGGAAAGGCTGGGCAATCTGCTATCATGATTGATATGAATACTTTTATTGCACTTTCTGCTGTTTCTATGCTTGCTGGAACTATGCTTTTAATGTGGATAGGTGAACAAATAACACAAAGAGGTATAGGAAATGGTATATCCTTGATTATCTTTGGTGGTATTGTTTCTACAATCCCAGGTGCAATTAGCGGAACAGTAAATTTGGTAAATACAGGTGAAATGAATTTCTTGACTATCATTGCCATTTTAGTTGTAATTTTACTTACTATTTGGGCTATTATAGTAGTAGAGCTTGGAGAAAGAAGAATTCCTATTTCTTACTCAAGAAAAGTAATTATGCAAAATCAAAACAAACGCATTATGAATTATATACCTATTAAAATTAATTTAAGCGGTGTGATTCCTCCTATTTTTGCAAGTGCTATTTTAATGTTTCCAAGCACTATTTTGCAAACAAGCACAAATGAATACGCATTAAAGATCCATGATTTTTTAAATCCAAATGGATTTTTCTTTCATTTTTTAACTTTCTTGCTTGTTATTTTCTTTGCATATTTTTATGCTTCAATTGTATTTAATGCAAAAGACATAGCCGAAAATCTCAAAAGACAGGGTGGTTTTATACCAGGTATTAGACCGGGTGAAGGAACTGCAAATTATCTTAATGAAGTAGCATCAAGACTCACTTTATCAGGTTCTATTTATTTAGGACTCGTAGCTACTTTGCCTTGGCTTATTGTAAAATTATTTGGGGTTCCTTTTTATTTTGGTGGAACTTCTGTTTTGATTGTAGTGCAAGTTGCGCTTGATACAATGAGAAAAATAGAAGCACAAATTTATATGAATAAATACCAAACATTAAGTGCTGTAGGCTTATAA
- the murI gene encoding glutamate racemase, whose amino-acid sequence MRLGVFDSGVGGLSVLKSLLQAKFFKECIYYGDTARVPYGVKDKETIIKFSLEALDFFKKEKVDMLIIACNTVSAYALEILRANASFPVIGVIDAGILAVKNSLKNKDSKILVIATQATVNSHAYKQGLLKSGFFHIEEKATGLFVPMVEEGILKGKFLNSAFDYYFSGLSFKPDALILACTHFPLIAQSLQNYFGEKTKLIHSGEAIVWQLNQEYTLAKIQQESIVKFYASSDVEKLKKIAKLWL is encoded by the coding sequence ATGAGACTAGGTGTTTTTGATAGTGGTGTAGGCGGACTTAGTGTTTTAAAATCTTTACTTCAGGCAAAATTTTTTAAAGAATGTATTTATTATGGTGATACTGCAAGAGTTCCTTATGGAGTTAAAGATAAAGAAACTATCATTAAATTTTCTTTAGAAGCTTTAGATTTTTTTAAAAAAGAAAAAGTAGATATGTTAATAATTGCTTGCAACACAGTAAGTGCATATGCTTTAGAAATTTTAAGAGCAAATGCGTCATTTCCAGTGATAGGAGTTATCGACGCTGGAATTTTAGCGGTAAAAAATTCTTTAAAAAATAAAGATTCTAAAATTTTAGTTATTGCAACACAAGCTACTGTGAATTCTCATGCTTATAAACAAGGTTTGTTAAAATCAGGTTTTTTTCATATAGAGGAAAAAGCAACAGGACTTTTTGTTCCAATGGTTGAAGAGGGAATTTTAAAGGGAAAATTTTTAAATAGTGCTTTTGATTATTATTTTAGCGGGCTTAGTTTTAAACCTGATGCTTTGATTTTAGCATGCACGCATTTTCCATTAATTGCACAATCATTACAAAATTATTTTGGCGAAAAAACAAAATTAATTCATTCTGGTGAAGCTATAGTATGGCAATTAAATCAAGAATATACTTTGGCAAAAATTCAACAAGAGTCTATTGTTAAATTTTATGCTTCTAGTGATGTAGAAAAATTAAAAAAAATTGCAAAATTATGGCTTTAA